Within Myxocyprinus asiaticus isolate MX2 ecotype Aquarium Trade chromosome 18, UBuf_Myxa_2, whole genome shotgun sequence, the genomic segment gtttatataaattCAATACTTTAGAATAGATTTAAAGAAATCTAAATGTAGAAGTTACAAATTAAGGTTTATCTTTAACATTACTGTACTTTGCTAAGGATTTCCTTGCTGTATATTTATGGCTCTGCATTAAAACAATCACTCACGTCATGCATGACTTTCATCACGGCAGCTCCGTGTGCAAACACACCACTTCAGTCACACATAAAGCTCAAACACATTATGCTGTTTCTCATTTGCAATGTGTTTTGATCAGCTTTGGTCGGAACGAGACCCAGCTTTAATTTCATCCCTGGAGACTCCAAATGACCTGGTTGCGGACATTGACCATGGGATTGACCACTGACTGCTACATTACCTACAAGGGTCTCAGGTGGAACTATGATGATCAACGGAGATTAACGATTTCTTGCAGTCTCCGCTGGATTCTGTGCTtttcatactgtatgtgctcCGATCATTGGCTATATTAAGGCTTTGAATAAGGTCAGCAATGAACAGCTTGATTCTCAGTGTCTCTGTCCCAATGGCTAGAGGTAACTGcttgttttcattgcattttaGTTTCTTGGGCTGTATAGACCATTTTAACTTTACAGAACTGCACAGGATTTATATGAAgtcaaaattaaattcatttttgttgaaAGTCTCCTTTGGTTGACCTGATTTCACAGCTGTGTTCCCATTTTGGAAGCCGCATTTGCATGAAATGTGCTGTAAGGACAAGAACACCAAAAGACAGTAGACTTGATGTAAAACAAGTGTGTTTAAATGTCCAACTATGGCTCAAAATCCTGATGACCCCCTGATTTTGTTGGAGATTCTCGAGGTACTGGGTGCATGTCATGGGAGCGTGTCCTATGCGGACATTTGCGTGTATCTCAGTGGACGATTCAGCCTGCAACCACTTCTTGATCTGCGTAGTCTTCTGTATTCCATTGCATGTAAAGACCCGTGTTTCCCTTCCACCCTTTTCCGAGAGCGCCTTCACCCACCCTGCAGTAACCGGCTCTCAGCGACCGCTGATGTTGTTTCCCTATTCAATCTCCTCATGCACACACGCATGGCTCCTACATATGCACAGAATGTGCAAACACTGACGCCCTGTCAGGTCTGTGGAAAGGGATTTCTGCGTTATGAATGGCCGACTGCCCTGCCCATCGCAGGGGGAGGGACTGCCTCTGATGAGTGTAAATATGAGAACCTCCCTTGTCAAGTGATCAGTCTTAACACAGAGGCTTCACACGCACAGGCTCACCCTCACTCATATATGCACAACCAAGAGAGCATGCAGAATACGCATTCTGTGGATCCATTCAGTGATGAGGTGAATCCGGAGGCAGCCAAGACGCCGAAGGCCAATCAGGAGGCCCGTATTGTTCGTTCCTGCTCTCAAAAGAGGAGTGCCTTTAAAGACGGTTTTCGAAACTTAGTGCCACTCATCTCCATGGAAGCCAGTGGCCAATCAGAGCAAAGCCCAGATGGACCGAGAGAGGATGGTGAGGATTTGCTTTCGATTACACAAAAGAACCCCTATCCAGATCCTCAAACATATACAGATGATGACCACACATGCAGCCCAGCATCACATATGGAATGTCTGCATGATGATTCATACATCTATGCAAGTCTAGATCCAATGACTGTCACTCATGAAGTCAACGTACAATATGTTGATGCTCCAAACCCATACAGTCCTGGACAGACTCAATGGCATCAAACCAAACATGAGAGTTTAGACGAGCTACAAACATCCACCTACTTCGGGCCTCCAGTCGACCATCAAAAGCTGCAGGCCCCGGCACTACAAGTCAAGAGCCACAGTTTGGATATCGACAGCAGGACTGCGGATGAAAGACCGGAACCAGAAAAGTCTGTGCTGCAAAAACCTCGATCGGAAAGATCTGTTTTAGAAAAGTCTGGATTAAGAAAGCCAGGATCTGTGAAAATTAGCTTTGACGGCTCAAGCTTTGACATTCCTGGTTTTGATCCTCGCATTGTCAGCTCAGTGCGGGACACCTTTAAGCGTCTGAGCAGCATAAGTTTGGACGCCTGGTGCGATTGGTCACCGAGCGCTGATGGTGTGGCCAGCGTAGGCACCCAAACGGAACAGGCAGATCGGCGTGCTTTGCGAAGTCTCATGCTTAGCGAAAAACTCTCAATTGACAACCCTGACATCGCAGAGGACGACATCAGCGCTATCTTCCGTTTCCTAGATGACATTAGCATGTGTGGCTCCATGGCAGTGCTGCCAGGAGAAGGGGGCGGAGTCCAAGAGGGGGGCGGGGCTGGGCTGCCAGAAAGGCGGGAACGTTTAGGGAAGTTGCGGAAGTTGTTTCACTCTTTGGAGGCACCTGAAGAGGGTGTGCGATGGGGCGTTGGCCGCCTGCTCCAACGGGTCACAGAACTGGAGCAAAGGCTAGAGCCAATCACAGAGCTGCGTGAGCAACTGGCACTTGTGCTGTCCACATTGGACCGACTGGAACAAAGGGAGCAAATCGCTTGCCCACACTTACATCAAATGCACATAGAACAACAGCCACCAGCACGACCCAACATACAGCAGCAGGGCTCCCCGAGGATCAATCCAGGGGCAGAGGGTGCCAACGAGGCAGCAGCCAAACGTAGACATCTGTTTGTACGCAGGGCCTCAAGAAGCCACACAGAAAGTGGCAGTTCAGAGGCACACAGAGAGTGGAGCATCAGCTTCAGTAAGGAGCCACACATACAGCCTGTTAAGGTAACAAGACTCAATATTTGTCACAGCATGGTATATACATGTGCTTGTAAGTCACTTTGCTaagaaaaatttacttaaaaaataatgcagagTGGGCTCCAAAAGTCTGAGAACTACGGATCCCCTTAGAGGACaaagagggaatttattttctgaaatatttttgtcttttttattttagtgagtAAAACTCAGAGTAGGTCATAGTATAAATCTTGTTTTTGCCCCTCAGTCAGATCAGCTGGGTGGAGTGTATAAAAGAGACTACCCCATACCACAGGAAGTGATGGGCTTCCACCTCATGCCAACCGAGGCCCAAAAAGCTCAGAGACGCACCTCTGTCCAGAGCACTAGCCAAAATCTAGCCGACCGCCCCAAAGTGACCTGGAGCCAATCAGATTTAACACCCCTGGAACTTCAGGTAACACCTACAGATGCATTCATTTGAGTAAAGTTATGTAAAAATGTGTCATCTTGTGAATCTTTGTATGTAGGGAAGACTggggcaataataaaaaaaattaagttttcCTTAGTAGCTCCAAAAAACAGATAACAAAAAATCTTTTGTacatgcttgttttgattactgtGGGGGTTACTTCCCCCATCCCCCccagaatctatgcccctgcTTACCCGGTGTCTATGT encodes:
- the LOC127456265 gene encoding major intrinsically disordered Notch2-binding receptor 1-like, with product MAQNPDDPLILLEILEVLGACHGSVSYADICVYLSGRFSLQPLLDLRSLLYSIACKDPCFPSTLFRERLHPPCSNRLSATADVVSLFNLLMHTRMAPTYAQNVQTLTPCQVCGKGFLRYEWPTALPIAGGGTASDECKYENLPCQVISLNTEASHAQAHPHSYMHNQESMQNTHSVDPFSDEVNPEAAKTPKANQEARIVRSCSQKRSAFKDGFRNLVPLISMEASGQSEQSPDGPREDGEDLLSITQKNPYPDPQTYTDDDHTCSPASHMECLHDDSYIYASLDPMTVTHEVNVQYVDAPNPYSPGQTQWHQTKHESLDELQTSTYFGPPVDHQKLQAPALQVKSHSLDIDSRTADERPEPEKSVLQKPRSERSVLEKSGLRKPGSVKISFDGSSFDIPGFDPRIVSSVRDTFKRLSSISLDAWCDWSPSADGVASVGTQTEQADRRALRSLMLSEKLSIDNPDIAEDDISAIFRFLDDISMCGSMAVLPGEGGGVQEGGGAGLPERRERLGKLRKLFHSLEAPEEGVRWGVGRLLQRVTELEQRLEPITELREQLALVLSTLDRLEQREQIACPHLHQMHIEQQPPARPNIQQQGSPRINPGAEGANEAAAKRRHLFVRRASRSHTESGSSEAHREWSISFSKEPHIQPVKSDQLGGVYKRDYPIPQEVMGFHLMPTEAQKAQRRTSVQSTSQNLADRPKVTWSQSDLTPLELQAPESLEFWTDEIYTPASDTLLRRSQSYTRCNRNQAYRIAALSITATIILILIIVIPVSTM